From the genome of Uranotaenia lowii strain MFRU-FL chromosome 1, ASM2978415v1, whole genome shotgun sequence, one region includes:
- the LOC129739221 gene encoding dystrobrevin alpha isoform X1 — translation MYDQKEDERGYLVYANRYNGCTQNDNPNLTYVVSKINEKFSSSKYSTYRCACKLFALQKALHTCYIPYQTVCTILERHRLNLIDTAPAIKASQLTAILHDVYFAADQLGYFTDLTQRPNRETLIATLAGLFWAVYDPKRCNPLSVLEVKQTFLLLCETPNFDQIIWEHYQLTSDHNLCVSRHRFEAMLLNLAKLLSFVGEPDHLRTKLVQEIVSECFLNFPGLVGLTEYQFSCLWKLSSKFSYYSNILSLSKRLKDSEYIIHNVQCSACRGTIQGLRFKCQKCRNLSLCIDCFSQGFTSKGHNIGHKMFEISTNETTSNKFCTIFWKICNLFTRSQNSASLAQPQSTFDNMEAKLIDTNAVELQEIDQPPAASSTLRGGTCGGTTLSHSLNSTSCASLRKASSKNTSIFSNIECHLFTSSQSQNLSEKLSAVLELLDDDNEKYRIKLANLKASGTVEKALLDYFDEHCKLVAEQLKVLKEVGSKMKRGFPQSSSTPYRNQESESKKRISLSAVALERSIHGAELNKSYVNEQQPAELSVRDVSSWFHLNRPTDTMLAELERSNENDSKERGNNLSTVDELNRCIDNLKIDTQMTNFKDLLLKVREIVDDSYSDNTELARTTQQLEKALDHIIAEEERKRILSAAV, via the exons ATGTACGATCAAAAGGAAGATGAACGAGGCTATCTGGTATACGCTAATCGTTACAACGGTTGCACCCAGAACGATAATCCTAATTTAACTTATGTGGTAAGCAAGATCAATGAGAAGTTCTCCTCCTCCAAGTACAGTACGTACCGATGCGCCTGTAAGCTTTTTGCGTTGCAAAAAGCACTTCACA cttGCTATATTCCTTACCAAACTGTCTGCACAATACTGGAACGTCATCGTTTAAATCTCATTGATACGGCCCCCGCAATAAAGGCATCACAACTGACTGCCATCCTCCATGATGTCTACTTTGCTGCAGATCAATTGGGATATTTCACAGACCTTACACAGCGTCCAAATAGAGAAACACTTATCGCTACCTTAGCCGGTCTGTTTTGGGCTGTTTATGATCCCAAACGATGCAATCCACTCTCAGTGTTGGAGGTTAAGCAAACGTTTCTTCTGCTCTGCGAAACGCCAAATTTCGATCAGATCATATGGGAGCATTACCAGCTGACGAGTGATCATAACTTATGCGTATCGCGACACCGCTTTGAGGCAATGTTATTGAATTTGGCTAAGCTGTTATCCTTTGTAGGAGAACCGGACCATCTTAGAACTAAATTGGTACAAGAAATTGTTAGTGAATGTTTCTTGAACTTTCCTGGACTCGTGGGATTAACGGAGTACCAATTCTCTTGCCTGTGGAAATTATCGTCCAAGTTTTCGTACTATTCAAATATACTTTCCCTTTCAAAGCGTTTAAAAGATTCCGAATACATCATACACAATGTTCAATGTAGTGCTTGTCGAGGTACTATTCAGGGATTGCGGTTTAAATGCCAGAAATGTCGGAATCTTTCGCTATGCATTGATTGTTTCAGTCAAGGTTTTACCAGTAAAGGCCACAACATTGGtcataaaatgtttgaaataagcACAAAT gAAACAACATCAAACAAGTTTTGTACCATATTCTGGAAAATATGCAATTTGTTTACAAGGTCACAAAATTCAGCGAGTCTTGCTCAACCACAATCCACATTTGACAATATGGAAGCAAAACTAATTGATACTAATGCAGTGGAATTACAGGAAATAGATCAACCTCCTGCAGCTAGTAGTACCTTAAGAGGTGGTACCTGCGGTGGTACCACTCTTTCTCATTCACTCAACTCTACAAGCTGTGCATCGCTTCGAAAAGCGTCTAGCAAGAATACGAgcatttttagcaatattgaatGTCACCTATTCACCAGTAGCCAGAGCCAAAACTTGAGTGAGAAACTCTCTGCCGTGCTTGAATTATTAGACGACGACAACGAAAAGTATCGGATTAAATTGGCAAACTTGAAAGCAAGTGGAACAGTAGAAAAAGCTTTGTTAGATTATTTCGATGAACACTGTAAGCTTGTGGCTGAACAGTTGAAAGTTCTGAAAGAAGTTGGTAGTAAGATGAAAAGAGGTTTTCCCCAGAGTTCCAGCACGCCGTACCGCAACCAGGAGAGTGAAAGTAAGAAGCGAATATCTCTTTCAGCTGTAGCACTCGAGCGTTCGA TACATGGAGCCGAATTGAACAAATCTTACGTGAACGAACAACAACCGGCAGAGCTTTCAGTACGAGATGTTAGCTCTTGGTTTCATTTGAACCGTCCAACCGATACGATGCTTGCAGAATTGGAACGCTCAAATGAAAACGATTCTAAAGAGCGCGGTAACAATTTATCTACTGTAGACGAACTTAATCGATgtattgataatttgaaaatcgaCACACAAATGACAAACTTCAAAGATTTGCTTTTGAAGGTTCGAGAGATTGTTGATGATTCATACAGCGATAACACGGAGCTAGCTCGAACAACCCAACAGCTTGAAAAAGCCCTTGATCATATTATTGCAGAAGAAGAAAGGAAAAGAATTCTTAGTGCTGCAGTTTGA
- the LOC129739221 gene encoding dystrobrevin alpha isoform X2, which translates to MYDQKEDERGYLVYANRYNGCTQNDNPNLTYVVSKINEKFSSSKYSTYRCACKLFALQKALHTCYIPYQTVCTILERHRLNLIDTAPAIKASQLTAILHDVYFAADQLGYFTDLTQRPNRETLIATLAGLFWAVYDPKRCNPLSVLEVKQTFLLLCETPNFDQIIWEHYQLTSDHNLCVSRHRFEAMLLNLAKLLSFVGEPDHLRTKLVQEIVSECFLNFPGLVGLTEYQFSCLWKLSSKFSYYSNILSLSKRLKDSEYIIHNVQCSACRGTIQGLRFKCQKCRNLSLCIDCFSQGFTSKGHNIGHKMFEISTNETTSNKFCTIFWKICNLFTRSQNSASLAQPQSTFDNMEAKLIDTNAVELQEIDQPPAASSTLRGGTCGGTTLSHSLNSTSCASLRKASSKNTSIFSNIECHLFTSSQSQNLSEKLSAVLELLDDDNEKYRIKLANLKASGTVEKALLDYFDEHCKLVAEQLKVLKEVGSKMKRGFPQSSSTPYRNQESEIHGAELNKSYVNEQQPAELSVRDVSSWFHLNRPTDTMLAELERSNENDSKERGNNLSTVDELNRCIDNLKIDTQMTNFKDLLLKVREIVDDSYSDNTELARTTQQLEKALDHIIAEEERKRILSAAV; encoded by the exons ATGTACGATCAAAAGGAAGATGAACGAGGCTATCTGGTATACGCTAATCGTTACAACGGTTGCACCCAGAACGATAATCCTAATTTAACTTATGTGGTAAGCAAGATCAATGAGAAGTTCTCCTCCTCCAAGTACAGTACGTACCGATGCGCCTGTAAGCTTTTTGCGTTGCAAAAAGCACTTCACA cttGCTATATTCCTTACCAAACTGTCTGCACAATACTGGAACGTCATCGTTTAAATCTCATTGATACGGCCCCCGCAATAAAGGCATCACAACTGACTGCCATCCTCCATGATGTCTACTTTGCTGCAGATCAATTGGGATATTTCACAGACCTTACACAGCGTCCAAATAGAGAAACACTTATCGCTACCTTAGCCGGTCTGTTTTGGGCTGTTTATGATCCCAAACGATGCAATCCACTCTCAGTGTTGGAGGTTAAGCAAACGTTTCTTCTGCTCTGCGAAACGCCAAATTTCGATCAGATCATATGGGAGCATTACCAGCTGACGAGTGATCATAACTTATGCGTATCGCGACACCGCTTTGAGGCAATGTTATTGAATTTGGCTAAGCTGTTATCCTTTGTAGGAGAACCGGACCATCTTAGAACTAAATTGGTACAAGAAATTGTTAGTGAATGTTTCTTGAACTTTCCTGGACTCGTGGGATTAACGGAGTACCAATTCTCTTGCCTGTGGAAATTATCGTCCAAGTTTTCGTACTATTCAAATATACTTTCCCTTTCAAAGCGTTTAAAAGATTCCGAATACATCATACACAATGTTCAATGTAGTGCTTGTCGAGGTACTATTCAGGGATTGCGGTTTAAATGCCAGAAATGTCGGAATCTTTCGCTATGCATTGATTGTTTCAGTCAAGGTTTTACCAGTAAAGGCCACAACATTGGtcataaaatgtttgaaataagcACAAAT gAAACAACATCAAACAAGTTTTGTACCATATTCTGGAAAATATGCAATTTGTTTACAAGGTCACAAAATTCAGCGAGTCTTGCTCAACCACAATCCACATTTGACAATATGGAAGCAAAACTAATTGATACTAATGCAGTGGAATTACAGGAAATAGATCAACCTCCTGCAGCTAGTAGTACCTTAAGAGGTGGTACCTGCGGTGGTACCACTCTTTCTCATTCACTCAACTCTACAAGCTGTGCATCGCTTCGAAAAGCGTCTAGCAAGAATACGAgcatttttagcaatattgaatGTCACCTATTCACCAGTAGCCAGAGCCAAAACTTGAGTGAGAAACTCTCTGCCGTGCTTGAATTATTAGACGACGACAACGAAAAGTATCGGATTAAATTGGCAAACTTGAAAGCAAGTGGAACAGTAGAAAAAGCTTTGTTAGATTATTTCGATGAACACTGTAAGCTTGTGGCTGAACAGTTGAAAGTTCTGAAAGAAGTTGGTAGTAAGATGAAAAGAGGTTTTCCCCAGAGTTCCAGCACGCCGTACCGCAACCAGGAGAGTGAAA TACATGGAGCCGAATTGAACAAATCTTACGTGAACGAACAACAACCGGCAGAGCTTTCAGTACGAGATGTTAGCTCTTGGTTTCATTTGAACCGTCCAACCGATACGATGCTTGCAGAATTGGAACGCTCAAATGAAAACGATTCTAAAGAGCGCGGTAACAATTTATCTACTGTAGACGAACTTAATCGATgtattgataatttgaaaatcgaCACACAAATGACAAACTTCAAAGATTTGCTTTTGAAGGTTCGAGAGATTGTTGATGATTCATACAGCGATAACACGGAGCTAGCTCGAACAACCCAACAGCTTGAAAAAGCCCTTGATCATATTATTGCAGAAGAAGAAAGGAAAAGAATTCTTAGTGCTGCAGTTTGA
- the LOC129739226 gene encoding ragulator complex protein LAMTOR3 homolog yields the protein MTDDVKKFFHNMLQRVSGLRCVMVTDRDGVPLINLEKEKSTEIIMKPAFLSTFTLAAEQSNKLGLGKNRNIISVYADYQVVQMNKIPLVVTFIGAENCNIGHILSLDQQIDTMLEELKTAVTDS from the exons ATGACTGATGacgtaaaaaagtttttccacAATATGTTACAGAG AGTCTCTGGATTACGATGCGTTATGGTTACAGATCGCGATGGTGTTCCGCTCATAAATTTGGAAAAGGAAAAATCCACCGAAATTATCATGAAGCCCGCATTCCTATCCACCTTTACGCTAGCGGCTGAACAGTCCAACAAACTGGGCCTGggtaaaaatagaaatataatCTCAGTTTATGCCGATTACCAGGTAGTCCAGATGAATAAAATCCCCTTAGTGGTGACCTTCATAGGGGCTGAAAATTGCAACATAGGCCATATTCTATCATTGGATCAACAAATCGATACTATGCTAGAAGAATTAAAAACAGCTGttacagattcataa